The following proteins come from a genomic window of Microbacterium sulfonylureivorans:
- a CDS encoding ABC transporter substrate-binding protein — MSVFTRSRKSALVGVIALAGASALVLAGCAGGGTGGETSAPPTEERDLTLKIGTILPQTGSLSFLGPPEEAGVGLAAAHVNESAADTGLTIDDIVWGDSGDTDNKAYSTTIQTLISEGVSAAIGAASSGVTKLFLDDAVAAGMIVFSPANTSLDFTSWDDDGLYWRTAPSDVLQGEVLGNLVAEDGHENVAVLYLNDSYGTGLNEVFQETFTGAGGTIVEEQSYNTGDTSFDAQISALLASNPDAIVLITFDEIFTIGPALLSAGYPAEDLYFVDGNLKNFGADDKWPAELSLEGAKGTTPAGPATPEDFQTELNEWWTGEGNTELTDFSYANESYDAVILLALASLAANSTDPADIAGKLVEVSGGSGDGEKCTTYADCADIILGGGVADYDGYSGPITFDENGDPTEATVGVFQYQDDNSFVRIDV; from the coding sequence ATGAGCGTCTTCACCCGCTCGCGCAAGTCCGCCCTCGTCGGCGTCATTGCGCTCGCCGGCGCCAGCGCCCTCGTCCTCGCCGGCTGCGCCGGTGGCGGAACCGGAGGCGAGACCAGCGCGCCCCCCACCGAGGAGCGCGACCTCACCCTCAAGATCGGCACGATCCTGCCCCAGACGGGCAGCCTGTCCTTCCTCGGCCCGCCCGAGGAGGCCGGTGTCGGTCTCGCCGCCGCGCACGTCAACGAGTCGGCCGCAGACACGGGCCTGACGATCGACGACATCGTCTGGGGCGACTCGGGCGACACCGACAACAAGGCGTACTCGACGACCATCCAGACCCTCATCTCGGAGGGCGTGTCCGCCGCCATCGGCGCCGCGTCGTCGGGTGTCACGAAGCTGTTCCTCGACGACGCCGTCGCCGCGGGCATGATCGTCTTCTCGCCGGCCAACACGTCGCTCGACTTCACGTCGTGGGACGACGACGGCCTCTACTGGCGCACCGCTCCTTCCGACGTCCTGCAGGGTGAGGTCCTCGGCAACCTCGTCGCCGAAGACGGCCACGAGAACGTCGCGGTCCTGTACCTCAACGACTCGTACGGCACCGGCCTGAACGAGGTCTTCCAGGAGACCTTCACCGGCGCCGGCGGCACGATCGTCGAGGAGCAGTCCTACAACACGGGCGACACCTCCTTCGACGCGCAGATCAGCGCACTGCTGGCCTCGAACCCCGACGCCATCGTCCTGATCACGTTCGACGAGATCTTCACCATCGGCCCGGCGCTCCTTTCGGCCGGCTACCCGGCGGAAGACCTCTACTTCGTCGACGGCAACCTGAAGAACTTCGGCGCCGACGACAAGTGGCCGGCCGAGCTGAGCCTCGAGGGCGCCAAGGGCACCACGCCTGCCGGCCCCGCGACGCCGGAGGACTTCCAGACCGAGCTCAACGAGTGGTGGACCGGCGAGGGCAACACCGAGCTGACCGACTTCTCGTACGCCAACGAGTCGTACGACGCGGTCATCCTGCTCGCGCTCGCCTCGCTCGCCGCGAACTCGACCGACCCGGCCGACATCGCGGGCAAGCTCGTCGAGGTCTCGGGCGGCAGCGGCGACGGTGAGAAGTGCACCACGTACGCCGACTGCGCCGACATCATCCTCGGTGGCGGCGTCGCCGACTACGACGGATACTCGGGCCCGATCACGTTCGACGAGAACGGCGACCCGACCGAGGCCACGGTGGGTGTCTTCCAGTACCAGGACGACAACTCCTTCGTGCGCATCGACGTCTGA
- a CDS encoding branched-chain amino acid ABC transporter permease, which translates to MDWGQILNNTAYWVFSPETIAYALAATGLAVHFGYAGLLNFGMAGFMALGAYGYAISILTFGWPWWVGIIVGCLASVVFAIILGIPTLRLRADYLAIVTIAAAEIVRLALTTQLFDEWTNSADGLGGYHAGFRAANPFPEGTYGFGPWTWTADQLWVRVFGIILLAIAVYLVWALMRSPWGRVLKGIREDEDAVRSLGKNVFAYKMQALIIGGVFGALGGVVFALPSAVVPATYTTSLTFFIWTILLLGGAATVFGPVVGSVIFWVIMGFLGNVLPALANAGILPLSSVQAGTLRFILVGVALMLIVIFRPQGIFGNKRELTFVK; encoded by the coding sequence ATGGATTGGGGACAGATTCTCAACAACACGGCTTACTGGGTGTTCAGCCCGGAGACGATCGCGTACGCCCTCGCGGCAACCGGTCTCGCGGTGCACTTCGGCTACGCCGGCCTGCTCAACTTCGGTATGGCCGGGTTCATGGCGCTCGGCGCCTACGGGTACGCCATCTCCATCCTCACCTTCGGGTGGCCGTGGTGGGTCGGCATCATCGTCGGCTGTCTCGCATCGGTGGTCTTCGCGATCATCCTCGGTATCCCGACGCTGCGTCTTCGAGCCGACTATCTCGCCATCGTGACCATCGCGGCGGCCGAGATCGTCAGGCTCGCTCTGACGACGCAGCTGTTCGACGAGTGGACCAACTCGGCGGACGGACTCGGCGGGTACCACGCCGGCTTCCGCGCGGCCAACCCGTTCCCGGAGGGGACGTACGGGTTCGGACCGTGGACGTGGACGGCCGATCAGCTGTGGGTGCGCGTGTTCGGCATCATCCTGCTCGCGATCGCGGTCTACCTCGTGTGGGCGCTCATGCGCAGCCCGTGGGGCCGTGTACTCAAGGGCATCCGCGAGGATGAGGACGCCGTGCGCTCGCTCGGCAAGAACGTCTTCGCCTACAAGATGCAGGCGCTCATCATCGGTGGTGTGTTCGGTGCGCTGGGCGGCGTGGTCTTCGCGCTCCCCTCCGCAGTCGTCCCCGCCACCTACACGACCTCGCTCACGTTCTTCATCTGGACGATCCTGCTGCTCGGCGGTGCGGCGACCGTGTTCGGTCCCGTCGTCGGCTCGGTGATCTTCTGGGTGATCATGGGCTTCCTCGGAAACGTGCTCCCCGCCCTGGCGAACGCCGGCATCCTGCCGCTGTCGTCGGTGCAGGCCGGCACGCTCCGCTTCATCCTCGTCGGTGTGGCGCTCATGCTGATCGTGATCTTCCGCCCGCAGGGCATCTTCGGCAACAAGAGGGAGCTGACCTTTGTCAAGTAA
- a CDS encoding ABC transporter ATP-binding protein, translating into MRTDEVVVEVNDLYAGYLPGINIINGANLIARKGELIGIIGPNGAGKSTLLKSIFGMVKVRSGEVNVNGASVIGLKSDKLVTQGVGFVPQTNNVFPSLTIEENLQMGLYQAPKQYAERLDFVTGIFAELGKRLKQRAGSLSGGERQMVAMSRALMMDPAVLLLDEPSAGLSPVRQDDAFIRVSDINKAGVTIIMVEQNARRCLQICDRGYVLDQGRDAYEGTGRDLLNDPKVIGLYLGTLGSDGV; encoded by the coding sequence ATGCGGACCGACGAGGTCGTCGTCGAGGTCAACGACCTCTACGCCGGCTACCTTCCCGGCATCAACATCATCAACGGCGCCAACCTGATCGCGCGCAAGGGCGAGCTGATCGGCATCATCGGCCCGAACGGCGCCGGCAAGTCGACGCTCCTCAAGTCGATCTTCGGCATGGTCAAGGTCCGCTCGGGCGAGGTCAACGTCAACGGTGCGAGCGTCATCGGGCTCAAGTCCGACAAGCTCGTGACCCAGGGCGTCGGCTTCGTGCCGCAGACGAACAACGTCTTCCCCTCGCTCACGATCGAGGAGAACCTGCAGATGGGCCTCTACCAGGCCCCGAAGCAGTACGCCGAGCGTCTCGACTTCGTGACCGGGATCTTCGCCGAACTGGGCAAGCGCCTCAAGCAGCGCGCGGGCTCGCTCTCCGGCGGCGAGCGCCAGATGGTCGCGATGTCGCGCGCGCTGATGATGGACCCCGCGGTGCTCCTCCTCGACGAGCCCTCGGCCGGCCTGTCTCCGGTCCGCCAGGACGACGCCTTCATCCGCGTCTCCGACATCAACAAGGCCGGCGTCACGATCATCATGGTCGAGCAGAATGCCCGCCGCTGCCTGCAGATCTGCGACCGCGGCTACGTCCTCGACCAGGGCCGTGACGCCTACGAGGGCACCGGCCGCGACCTGCTGAACGACCCGAAGGTCATCGGCCTCTACCTCGGCACCCTCGGATCCGACGGGGTCTGA
- a CDS encoding ABC transporter ATP-binding protein, producing MVIDNITRRFGGLTAVDVDHLEIPRGAITALIGPNGAGKTTLFNLLCGFDKPNSGTWSFEGKNLSGIPSFKVARMGQVRTFQLTKALSLLTVLENMKLGATSQKGEKLWASIIPAVWRKQDDANEEKAMELLARFKLDAKADDYAASLSGGQRKLLEMARALMSDPTLVMLDEPMAGVNPALTESLLDHILDLKDLGMTVLFVEHDMHMVRHIADWVVVMAEGRIVAEGPPESVMQDAAVIDAYLGSHQDVDLGVVTGRVAGELDTAAVELLEEIKEAEEAAIAEAEEENK from the coding sequence ATGGTGATCGACAACATCACCCGCCGCTTCGGCGGTCTGACCGCCGTCGACGTCGACCACCTCGAGATCCCACGAGGCGCCATCACGGCCCTGATCGGCCCGAACGGCGCCGGAAAGACGACGCTGTTCAACCTGCTGTGCGGGTTCGACAAGCCCAACTCGGGCACGTGGTCGTTCGAGGGCAAGAACCTGTCGGGCATCCCGTCGTTCAAGGTCGCCCGTATGGGACAGGTCCGCACCTTCCAGCTCACCAAGGCGCTCTCGCTGCTGACGGTGCTCGAGAACATGAAGCTCGGCGCGACGTCGCAGAAGGGCGAGAAGCTGTGGGCCAGCATCATCCCGGCGGTGTGGCGCAAGCAGGATGACGCGAACGAGGAGAAGGCGATGGAGCTCCTCGCCCGGTTCAAGCTCGACGCGAAGGCCGACGACTACGCCGCATCGCTCTCGGGTGGTCAGCGCAAGCTCCTCGAGATGGCGCGGGCGCTCATGAGCGACCCGACGCTGGTGATGCTCGACGAGCCCATGGCCGGTGTCAACCCGGCGCTGACCGAGTCGCTCCTCGACCACATCCTCGACCTCAAGGATCTCGGCATGACCGTGCTCTTCGTCGAGCACGACATGCACATGGTCCGCCACATCGCGGACTGGGTCGTCGTCATGGCCGAGGGTCGCATCGTCGCCGAGGGTCCGCCCGAGTCGGTCATGCAGGACGCCGCAGTCATCGACGCCTACCTCGGCAGCCACCAGGACGTCGACCTCGGCGTCGTGACCGGCCGCGTCGCGGGCGAACTCGACACAGCCGCGGTCGAGCTGCTCGAGGAGATCAAAGAGGCCGAAGAGGCTGCGATCGCCGAGGCCGAGGAGGAGAACAAGTGA
- a CDS encoding heavy-metal-associated domain-containing protein: protein MTQTTEYKVTGMSCGHCEASVRGEVSKIAGVEAVTVDATSGALVVGSTAPLADADVIAAVEEAGYEAVRV from the coding sequence ATGACTCAGACGACCGAATACAAGGTGACCGGCATGAGCTGCGGGCACTGCGAGGCCTCCGTGCGCGGCGAGGTGTCCAAGATCGCCGGCGTCGAAGCGGTCACGGTCGACGCCACGTCCGGCGCTCTCGTCGTCGGTTCGACCGCCCCCCTCGCCGACGCCGACGTGATCGCCGCCGTCGAAGAGGCCGGTTACGAAGCCGTGCGGGTCTGA